The proteins below are encoded in one region of Microbacterium pygmaeum:
- a CDS encoding acyl carrier protein, with translation MNDNLDAVRTVLIESLELSQSPGELAPDTALFGALPELDSFGVVALVAAIEERFDITIDDDEFGAELFDTVGTLSDFVDAKLASAVR, from the coding sequence ATGAACGACAACCTCGATGCCGTCCGCACCGTGCTGATCGAGAGCCTCGAGCTCTCGCAGTCGCCGGGCGAGCTCGCCCCCGACACCGCGCTGTTCGGCGCGCTTCCCGAATTGGACTCGTTCGGGGTGGTCGCCCTGGTGGCCGCGATCGAGGAGCGCTTCGACATCACCATCGACGACGACGAGTTCGGCGCGGAGCTGTTCGACACCGTCGGCACGCTGAGCGATTTCGTCGACGCGAAGCTCGCGTCCGCCGTGAGATGA